gcgatgataacgatatcgctccctttggcttgaattcatgctggggtgacgtttgcacatgtggtatgctaacttatcgatttattgtgttttcgctgtaaaacgcttagaaaatctgaaatattgtctgaaattacaagatctgtgtctttccattgctatgctttgtctatttttatgaaatgttttatgatgagtaaattggtcatacacgttgctctctgtagtaattctattcgctttggtgagatttgtgttggtggctgcaatggcaaactatgatttatacctgaaatatgcacatttttctaacaaaacctatcctataccataaatatgttatcagactgtcatctgatgaggttttttcttggttagtggctatcaatatcttagtttagccgaattggtgatagctactggtgttgagaaaaaatggtggacaaagaaaaagggtgtcttttgctaacatggttagctattagatttacatattttgtcttccctgtaaaacattttaaaaatctgaaatggtgactttattcacaagatctgtatctttcatttggtgtcttggacttgtgatttaatgatatttagatgctactatttaaatgtgatgctatgctagcgatgctaatcagtgtggggggggtggggggtgatcccggatcccgGTTTCTGAGGCGGTAAAAGTTAAATCGACTTGAAACTCTAAGGCAGGACTTGAAAATGCCTGTCTATCGATGTCACATTGAGCTGGTTGAATggaatgaatgacagtcatccagtatgctgtaatagaaataaggtcatgctcatgaaaaaatatGTTGTCCTCCCTCAACTTAAACGTCAACGACCGCCACTGATGtaaatattacctcaactaccttgtacccctgcacattgactcggtaccggtactccttgtatatagcctcattatagtTATTTAgtgtgttactattttctactttatTTGCAAATGTTCTTACTTTTTAAGTCTGCATTGTGTGGAAAAGGctcgcaagtaagcatttcaaggtaaagTCTATACCTATTGTATTCGGAGAATGTgacaaatcaaactgtatttgatTCGAAGAACAAAATGGTGAGCTAaataatgagtgtgtgtgtgttcagattgattaaatgtgtgtgtttggggtgggggttctactaagctatatggattTTTTTAAGAACGTCagaccaaggatcatttagctatttgatttggaattttaattGTATGTAAGTATCATGTAAGTAtcaaaaaaatatgtaaaaaatatTTGATGAAAACAAATAtgtggccttactgctattagcccatacaaacgcgttgaacaacagattcactacatggaacaacagatagtccctcAAAAAAATCTataggaagtttgttctgaagtctctgtcctatatctgagagatataagaaagataaGGAAACTTTATTTAAcaccttatttttggcactaaacagactccatatatacttccataaaTTTTTTCATctggtaccgggggaccttcagacgagtcttgtgaggcctgtgggggTCATAgaatctcatctttccatagaggggtcataatagtttttaGGCCGAAccgttcggatgctacagacaaTTTTGCGAGAAGACTGATTTTTggaatgtctcatggtctgacaaaaaccactctagctctgtcacctttcactacAGATGCGGAAGAGTGACATACGTAGGGGATGTGGTtatttgagacgcatccaatgcaaaaaaaacagatatctgtagcttaaactgacaggCTTGTATTGGGATTTTTTTATTGAGCTAATTAGATTTCTAGGGGGCCTGGACATCAACATTAGGGGGTGTAAACCCTTTACAGACCCTTACCTAAGTGTTACCTAATTTAATTTTTTTGGTGTTACTTAAAGTAATGCCAGAAAGGTAcggtataatttcagccagtagcaCTCACGAGTCAAAACGTATCCCTGAAAATAGGGAACATCATCATCCATTATTTGAATTTTGGGGGAGATGCAATATGTATGATATTTTAACAATTACAAAATTGtaaaatatgttacaaatttgtaaGTGCTTAATAAGATCCCATTCAATCTCCTTAAGaggaattaaaaaatgtaaagatgaTTGATTTATTGGAAATATTTTTTATAATACACATTGCTATTTAAAGTTTTGTAACAGTTTCTCTAGTATCATAGTTATGAACCACAAAGGTTAGTTAAGTAACTACTCACAATTGATTATGTATTCACTGGTTAGGAATGTCTGTCTACGTTAAGTCAGCACACTGAACAaaagatgagtaatacatagttAAACCTAAAAGATTTTCACTCTTAAAACCATGTGTGTGATTTCCTCTACTATAACATTGAGTCATTATACCAGCATTTAAAAAAGGCATCTTTCAAACCTTTTCAAAAAAGTATTGCACAATGTATGGAGAACCTTCCATTTCAAGGCTGTTACTAACTGTTGTAAACTCTCAAACAGTTTTGTTACTTTGTTTGAGAAACAGTCAATTTAGAAATAGCCTTTCTAAAGACTGAGGGATCCAGTCCCTGAAAATGTGGACGTCAACTCAGTAGCCTCAGTAGGCCTCTAGAGCATGATGCTGATGCAGGGGTTTGAACAATGGAGCTAGGGATTCTTTAGGTTTGGTCAGGTATAAAAGAAAGGGTTAAACCAGGTAGAAAGTCAGTTCAGGAGCAGCGACCAGCAGCACAGTGAGCAAATATGTCCAACACCAGCATGAACATGGGCAGGGTAAGCACTGGCAAGATTTCTTAGAATTATTTTTACTTTCATTTTCAGAGCTTGTTATACAAAAGGGCTCTTGTGCTCTACGCACCCCTAACTACAACATGATCATTTTACTTATCCCAATAACCTGGTTACCAGTGGGACTAAATAGCGCTGCAAATTCCTCTAAAATGTTTGTTTCCTACAATTGTTTAATTCAAAGATATGATTCCCTTTTATTTTCAGGCCACCTTCTATGAGGACAGGAACTTCCAGGGCCGCTCTTATGAGTGCAGCTCCGACTGCCCTGACATGTCTTCCTACATGAGCAGGTGCCAATCCTGCAGGGTTCAGAGCGGCTGCTTCATGGGGTACGAGCGCCCCAACTACATGGGAAACCAGTTCTTCATGAGGAGGGGAGAGTACTCAGACTACCAGAGTATGATGGGAATTACCGATGGTATCAGGTCCTGCCGCATGATCCCCATGGTAAGCCATATGATATTCAGGCTGCTGTAACAGTCCCACTGTGTGATGTCCAAAATCACACAAATCATATTGGCCCTGTGAGCTAATCAACAGTATGGTGTAGTCAGTAATTTTTTCAAATATTTGTATTTCCCAAATAACAGCACCGTGGAAACTTCAGGATGAGGATCTACGAGAGGGAGAACTTCGGAGGTCAGATGCACGAGATGATGGACGACTGTGACTCCATCCAGGAGCGTTACCGTATGTCTGACTGCCAGTCCTGCAACGTGATGGACGGCCACTGGCTGATGTATGAGCAGCCCCACTTCAGAGGCAGGCAGATGTACATGAGGCCTGGAGAGTACAGGAACTTCAGAGATATGGGCATGGGAATGGGAAGCATGAGCGGTGGCATGAGGTTCATGAGCATGAGGCGTATCATGGATAACATGACTATGTAATTTTCTCAAAATTGTTGATTAAATTTAATTCAACATTTTAAAACTAATACATTTTCTTATTTTTGTGATTGTTTTACTCAGAGCACTCCATGTTTAAACATTTCATTATTTCACTCTCCTACATCTTTAGCATTTCAAATATCTGTGTAGATATCTGTTTGTTCACAATAGATGTATGCTGATGTAAAATAATATCTAGTGATATTTAAAATCTTTAATTTAGAAAATATTACTTGATCCTGACATATTATTTTGCAATGCACAATTTTTATGATTTTCAAATAAACTCACTTAGAAAAATGTAAAAAGATAACAGAGTTATCTAAAATAATAATTATAGGGTGGGAGGAGGGTTAGCAACAATTAATTTGCATTTGTTTACAAATCTCTTATCTATAAAACCACGGTCAAGGTGTAATTAGACATGCAGCAAACAAGTATAAAAGTTGTTCTAGGTATCAATGTATACCTAAATGACGACCTAAATATATATGTATTAATGTGCACTTGTATTGGAAGAATGCCAATACAAGTGTACATTGTTAAGCAAATTATTTTTACAACTCATTTATTTACTGTTGTTTATTATAATAATCTAAATttaaaaggcactcgcacatctgagctatctttgttgcaggtgcatggtaacagttgaataagatgagaaaaaagaagaaacccgcacactgctcttgctagtatcactactctttattaagctttacgtatcggcctcaaggcctttGTCAGAGCTTTTGTGTGTGTTCACAACCTGTACCCCTACGTAGACACTACTTTACCCACATACGTTCAATGTATCAAATGGGGTTGGAGTCGATGGTAAATAAGCAAGTGTTACCAAATATAAAAATGTGCatttcatttatttaaccaggtaggccagttgagaacaagttgtcatttacaactgcgacctggccaagataaagcaaagcagtgcaacaaaactgtcacgacttcagccgaagtcggtccctctccttgttcgggcagcgttcggcggtcgacgtctcCTGTCTCCtcgccatcgccgctccacctttcattttccatttgttttgtcttgtttccccgcacacctggttcacattccctcatcagactaaatgtatattactctctgtttcccccatgtctgtgtgtggaattgttcttTGTGTAGGGTGTTACGCTATAGGCtggctgtaacggcagtctagctcttcctcctcctcagacgaggagaggcgagaaggatcggaggactaatgtgcagcgtggtaagtttccataatttaatgacatgaaaactagacaagaatacaaaacaacaaacgtactaaccgtcacagtcccgtgtggcacaaacactgacacaggagacaaccacccacaaatccccaacacaaaacaagccacctatatatgattctcaatcagggacaacgattgacagctgcctttgattgaaaaccatattaggctgaacacagaaacagacaaactagacacacaacatagaatgcccacccagctcacgtcctgaccaacactaaaacaagcacaacacataagaactctggtcaggacgttacactggCTTGCGCTAGGTTTGTTTCAAACctaggtttgtttgttttgttcatgttaccgttgtcgtgtctttggctatgccggattaagtgatatgacatgttattctataaaatcctttctccgtaataactattacctgattgagctaatcatataaatgtaattaactagaaagtcggagcaccacaaaataatatttatagagctgttatcttccgaataaactcttaaaagACCtaataatattttacatcaatagcagtcaatattaatcgtcaccttatttcagtctcatctgaaagttatAAATTcctggttatcttcacgaaccctggctaacaagttgaatcagcaatacaaaatagggtttaattatttatttactaaatacctaaccaatcacacagaattacatataccttgattacaaattacgtcataaaggaaaacatcCCTAGCGGgtggaacagatatgacagctggttacacaaaagaaaagggggctgggtttgagtgaaagagcgggaagacttgaGGAACATAGAAAGAAaccatgctatcgtaaatacagtatcctatgcattctaaattaccgcccatttggaaaaggaaaatgcaatcgatatttactctgagctgcgatcggtaggttggtggtagatggaaggccgtgttgcccaaccgagtcctttgtcctttgaagaatgtctctgctggTAAATTGaatacgttgtagtaacgtcgttgtgtggtagacgggaaactctgttctttcctagcccgcgtttgcagctgctgttgcaaactcacggctaggaggtatcacttctggagTGAATAAGAGtgcaaagttcataccattcgcaaccaaagctaacgctgaggttggcttagttctgtagttgacatgttagtccCTTTTAACGCAAAGGCTGCAGACCACAGGTACTTGGAACCGGAGGTTAAATTTTCCTcaatggcttatatagtggagggtgaAATTGGGTGTGTTTCATAATTTACAACCTATGTCTCTTCACGTGGGCAGGCCACTGAGTCGGGCCTAATTCACTCTTGAAAACCCAATTCTCAAAATTTAGAaactaaaatcacatttcatcccatcacaaataatttcatattcaaacatttgaattgaacaacaattccatgtgaatccgataactctgatgtgtagactttccactgtagagtttgccattctatcattgatgagaatgtgccagatgacaaccgaactgacataatatacattaggtaccaccgcatatgttcaattggtcggattaccagaatatagttgtTTCCCCCCAcctttctgatgttcccagaatctctatgttaacaaagggatTTTCAAATTTTacatcagtagggtagagagagggaaaaaggggggcagaggtatttatgactgtcataaacctacccccagacCAACGTCATGACACCGTGGTTGTGCTTTGTGCTGCCTCGCCTGTGCCTTCGGGCCAGGGTATATATTAATGTTCTCCTGTTATCAccaatctctgctctcctgcgacTGACTTCCCGGCAACCAGTTACTCCACCCGGCTCTTTTAGGACGTGAGAGGatgtccgccctcgtctcgtgcctctcggggaaagccctggagtgggctaAAGTCGTGTGGGTAGAAGGAGATGCGGCGCTGGACCACTTCGAGGTGTTAGCTCGCCGCATCCTggcagtcttcgaccacccgcccgagtgtagagcggcgggtgaacgtctcttccacctgaggcaggggacgatgagcgcccaggagttcgccctggacttccggaccctggccgccggagcgggatggaacgacagggccctgatcgaccactacttgggtcaaacgtttcgggtagccttccacaagcttcccacaataagttgggtgaattttggcccattcctcctgacagagctggtgtaactgaatcaggtttgtaggactccttgctcgcacacactttttcagttcagcccacaaattttctataggattgaggtcagaactGTGTAGTGGCCACtcgaataccttgactttgttgtccttaagccattttgccacaactttggaagtatgcttggggtcaatgtccatttggaagacccatttgcgaccaagttttaacttcctgactgatgtcttgagatgttgctttaatatatccacctACTTTTAATTACTCATgaagtcatctattttgtgaagtgaaccagtccctcctgcagcaaagcaaccccacaacatgatgctgccacccccatgcttcacggttgggatggtgttcttcggcttgcaaggctccccctttttcctccaagcataacgatggtcattatggccaaacagttcaatttttgtttcatcagaccagatgacatttctccaaaaagtatgatctttgtccccatgtgcagttgcaaaccgtagtctggctttttttatggcggttttggagcagtggcttcttccttgctgagcggactttcaggttaggtcgatataggactcgttttactctggatgtagatacttttgtacctgtttcctccaggatcttcacaaggtcctttgctgtagttttgggattgatttgcacttttcgcaccaaagtacgttcatctccaggagacagaacgcttctcctttctgagcggtatgatggctgcgtggtctcatggtgtttatatttgcagaCTATTGTTTggacagatgaacatggtaccttcaggtgtttggaaattgctcccaaggatgaaccagactttttctgaggtcttggctgatttcttttgatttttccatgatgtcaagcaaagaggcactgagtttgaaggtaggccttgaaatacattcacaggtacacctccaattgactcaaattatgtcaattagcctatcagaagcttctaaagccatgatgtcattttctggaattttccaaactgtttaaaggcacagtcaacttagtgtatgtaaacttctggccaactggaattgtgataaagtgaattataagtgaaataatctgtctgtaaacaattgctggaaaaattacttgtgtcatgctcaaagtagatgtcctaaccgacttgccaaaactatattttgttaacaagacatttgtggagtggttgaaaaacaagttttaatgactccaacctaagtgtctgtaaacttccgacttcaaggggaagggggttgggtttgaatgaaagagTGGGAAGACTGAGGGACAAAGGGATTGGGTCTTTATCGAACCTTGGCTGATGTACGAGCAGCCCCACTATAGAGGCAGGCAGATGTACATGAGGCCCGGAGAGCACAGGAGCTTCAGAGATATGGGCATGGGAATGGGAAGCATGAGCTTCATGAGCATGAGGTGTATCATGGACAGCATGTCTATGTAATTTCCTCAAATGGTGAATGAAAATTGTTGATtaaattcattttaaaatgttaacAATGCTCgtatttttttctctttctcaggGCAATTCAGCTTTAAGCATTTCACTATTTCACTccctacatttaacatttaaatgGTTCTGTATAGATATGATTGTGTACAATAGATGCATGCTGGATGGAAAGTGATATCCAATGATATCTCAGATCTTTAATTTAGAATAGATTACTCGATCCTGCAATGTTATTTTGCAATGCACAATTAAGTATTTACAAAGTAAGATAAGAGTCAGCTAAAACAATACTTATATGGTTAAATGAAGGCTAGTACAaattcatttgcatttgtttacaaATCTTACATTTTCACAACTCATTTACTTGATTGCACAATCggagagcccagccaacagcaagttgcagtaatccagacgggagatgacaagtaccTTGTCGTGACATGACTTTAACATTatctgaagactgttatttatctaacTGACTACCTGGATATTTGTTACCTGATTAAATTAATCATCTCATTTGAGTAACCTTCCTTAACCTCTGACTCATTAGGGTCAATAAGATCGTTATGAGAGAGATAACAAGAGAATTGATCAGAGACAACACGCTCAAGTGCTTAGGAAAGGAAAGGGATACAGGTCTGTAGTTttttagtcagaggggatgcaaccagtggtcagggatgagtttagtgaggaatgggagaaggtctccagaaatggtctggagaagtgGATAGGGTTGAGTGAGCAGGTTATTGGGCAGCCAGACCTCATTAGTCACAGGATTTAATCTTAATCTGATTTAATCTGAGAAAGAGGTCAAGGAaaagggtagttctgtgtgagtggtaccagtggactcaataggctgagtgaatgaggagcggaTGTCAACCTTTTCAGTGGTTGACAAAGTTGTCtgcagagagaaaggaggggggagACGGTGGAAAATAGTATCCTAGGtttagaggcagaagcttgaaattTAGAGTGATAGAATGTGGCTTTAGCAatggatacagaggaagagaaggtagagagggagtgaaaggattaTTGGTACTCGGGAAGTTTAGTTTCTCAATTTTTGCTCAGCTGCCAGCAGCActgttctgtaagctcgcaatgagtcactcagccacaGAGAAGGGCAGAGCCAGCCGGGTGGAAAGGGGGCAGTGCGAGTCATAGGATGCAGAAGGGAGGAGTAGGATCGAAGAGGCAAAAtcaggagaaaggagggaggaggatttATCcaaagggagagatgataggatagagaGTAGGATAGGATAGAGAGTAGTGAGAGAGTGAAGATTGTGATGGtacatgaccatctgggtaggggctgagtggctagggttggaggaaggaaagacagaaaaggaaacaaagaaGTGATCaaagacctggaggggggttgcacTGAGATTAGTAGGCAAACAGAGTAAAGATTACGTCAAgggtattgcctgccttgtgagttggaGGGGATTGGGAAAGAGTGAGTTCAAAAGAGCCAAGGAGGGGTACGAGAGAGTTGGATAGAAATTAATCGAAGGCAGACGTCAGGAGGTTAGTCGCCCAGTACGAAAAGCAGTGAACCATCATCAGGAAATGATCTTctcaaggtgtcaagctcattgagaaactctccaagggcacctggtgggcgataaatgacaatgttaagcttgagtgttcaagtgacagcatggaattcaaatgagcaAATGGACAGGTAAAAGGGGGCGAAAAGAGAAAATCTCCAGTTAAGAGAAATTAGTAGACCTGTACCACCACCTCGACAATCGTCAGATGAAGAAggcagctggagtagcagtgatttctggggtgatccatgtctgTCAGGGCCAAAAGGTCAAGGGACTGAAGAGCAGCATAGGCTGAAATGAACTCGGTGTTCTtgaccgcagatcggcagttccaaacACTTCCAGAGACCCGGATTCCACATGGGTTGTGTGCGCAGAGTACACaaaattagaagggttgcagccaaggggtggggacagtctgtaaagcctacagggagaggagcgaacaggtatagaaaacacactcATAGTTTCCAAAGCTAAAAAAGAGCAAAATTAGATCATCAGAAAATAAGTAGATACTCAAGTGAGAGAGTGGTGTGGAGCCTTCCTCGATGAATTCTGCAGAACAACTTGGTAGAACTGTCTTAGTTTCGCAGACAAGACTGCTACTGGCATGACCGCCGCTTACAGCTGCTGCTGAGGAACCATGGGagactacagtactaacactaactgTCAATTGCCTAGCAGAGATAAAGTGCACACCTCCCTGTACTAATTGCTGATTGCCAATGAGAGGAAAAAAACACTCACTctccaatacagccactgattaTGAAATCAACAACAGTCCCAAGTTGCCCTTTCCCTTAATCCCGGTTGATGCGTCAACAATCATCTGCAAGTtatgagcagtcagcagttcacacatCAAGTAGGCTACATGGAGCCTGGGGCGCTGGATATATACACTCAGAAAAGAGGTGAAACCACTCCCCCTCAaatacagccactgattaccaaaacaaATCACAAATTGCCCTGCCCCTTGATCCAGGTTGATGTGTCAAAAATAATTTGGAAGTtatgagcagtcagcagttcacacaccaagtggCTACTGCAATGATTGGTAGCACCTAAAGTCGATGGCCCTAGCTAGCAAAAATACAGTACTAGACAACAGATGAAGACAAAAAATACACGTATCACTTCTGGAGATATCAgaagtcctctagctatagaatgaagCACACTGAGATGGAGCCTGAGAAACTGGTTATATACACTCAGAAAAGAGGTTAAACCACTCATCCTTCTCCAATACAGCCACTGACTACTAAAACAAGTCACAAATTGCCCTGCCCCTTGATCCTGGTTGATGTGTCAACAATTATATGCACGTTATGAGCAGTCAGTAGTTCATacaccaagtaggctactgggaaGACATGCAGTATTCAAACAGAAAGTACTAGTGACTGACTCTTTAtgaaagtggtccgatgaagcagaCGCTAAC
The Salvelinus fontinalis isolate EN_2023a chromosome 23, ASM2944872v1, whole genome shotgun sequence genome window above contains:
- the LOC129821125 gene encoding gamma-crystallin M3-like, with translation MSNTSMNMGRATFYEDRNFQGRSYECSSDCPDMSSYMSRCQSCRVQSGCFMGYERPNYMGNQFFMRRGEYSDYQSMMGITDGIRSCRMIPMHRGNFRMRIYERENFGGQMHEMMDDCDSIQERYRMSDCQSCNVMDGHWLMYEQPHFRGRQMYMRPGEYRNFRDMGMGMGSMSGGMRFMSMRRIMDNMTM